The genomic window GCGTCTTCTCGCTCACGTCGTTCGAAACCATGCGGTCATCGTAACGATTCCCGGCGCGGCCTCCGGCATGTGATCTCGCATCGCGGACGTGATCTGTTCACCACGCGGACACCGCGGGCGCTCGTCACGCCGTCGTCCACCCCGGTCACCGCATCGGTCACCACCTCGGTTACGTCTCAGTACGCCTCGACGACCTTGACGTCCTCCTCGGTGACCTCGCCCTCGACGATCCGGAACGACCGGAACTGGAACGGGCCGGCCTCGTCCGTGTCCGCCGTCGACACCAGGACGTAGTGCGCGCCGGGCTCGTTCGCGTACGAGATGTCGGTGCGGGACGGGTACGCCTCGGTCGCCGTGTGGGAGTGGTAGATGATCACCGGCTCCTCGTCGCGGTCGTCCATCTCCCGGTACAGCTTGAGCAGATCCGCCGAGTCGAACTCGTAGAACGTGGGCGAGCGCGCCGCGTTGAGCATCGGGATGAAGCGCTCCGGGCGCCCCTCGCCGACGGGTCCCGCGACCACGCCGCAGGCCTCGTCGGGATGGTCCTCGCGGGCGTGCGCGACGATCCGGTCGTAAATGGCCTGGGTGAGGGTCAGCATGAGCGACAGGATAAGCAGACGGCCCTTCGGGGCCGGGGGTCCGGGGGTTGCCCCCGGGACGACACAGCGCAGACGGGCCCGTCCGTACCGAAGGGCGGTACGGACGGGCCCGAATGCTGGGACCAGGGGTCAGCGGGTCAGCGGGTCAGCCGACGCGCTCGGTCTCGCGCTCCGTCT from Streptomyces formicae includes these protein-coding regions:
- a CDS encoding Mov34/MPN/PAD-1 family protein → MLTLTQAIYDRIVAHAREDHPDEACGVVAGPVGEGRPERFIPMLNAARSPTFYEFDSADLLKLYREMDDRDEEPVIIYHSHTATEAYPSRTDISYANEPGAHYVLVSTADTDEAGPFQFRSFRIVEGEVTEEDVKVVEAY